One region of Alcanivorax sediminis genomic DNA includes:
- the ribBA gene encoding bifunctional 3,4-dihydroxy-2-butanone-4-phosphate synthase/GTP cyclohydrolase II produces MQLNSIEELIEDIRQGKMVILMDDEDRENEGDLVMAAEHVTAEAINFMAKFGRGLICMPMSRERCELLELPLMVQSNGSGFGTKFTVSIEAREGVTTGISAADRARTVQAAVARNAKAYDIVQPGHIFPLMSEPGGVLRRAGHTEASCDLAQLAGCEPAGVICEVMNEDGSMARREDLELFAKEHDLKIGTIADLIQYRALNEKTIEQVSDNVLETWYGDFRLVAFRDTVDGLTHVALVKGEISEEKEVTVRVHQVDPLRDLMSAKMNGRTGWNMHRVLEEVSDSDAGVVIILGQDYDSQDIVERLDTFFGGGIRKPKGESRAYRNIGTGSQILKALGVRKMRLLSSPMKFNALSGFDLEITEYVDAGS; encoded by the coding sequence ATGCAGCTCAACAGTATTGAAGAACTGATCGAAGATATCCGTCAGGGCAAGATGGTGATCCTGATGGATGACGAGGATCGGGAAAACGAAGGCGATCTGGTGATGGCGGCGGAGCATGTGACTGCTGAAGCCATCAACTTCATGGCCAAGTTTGGCCGTGGCCTGATCTGTATGCCCATGTCCCGTGAGCGCTGCGAACTGCTGGAACTGCCGTTGATGGTACAAAGCAACGGTAGTGGTTTTGGCACCAAGTTCACGGTGTCCATTGAGGCCCGTGAAGGGGTGACCACGGGTATTTCTGCTGCTGATCGCGCACGCACCGTGCAAGCGGCGGTTGCCCGCAATGCCAAGGCCTACGATATCGTGCAGCCGGGCCACATTTTCCCGTTGATGTCCGAGCCGGGTGGCGTGTTGCGTCGCGCAGGTCACACCGAGGCCTCCTGTGATCTGGCGCAACTGGCTGGCTGCGAGCCTGCCGGCGTGATCTGTGAAGTCATGAACGAAGATGGCTCCATGGCCCGCCGGGAAGATCTGGAGCTGTTCGCCAAGGAGCATGACCTGAAGATCGGCACCATTGCCGACCTGATTCAGTATCGTGCCTTGAATGAAAAGACCATTGAGCAGGTATCCGATAATGTGCTGGAAACCTGGTATGGCGATTTCCGTCTGGTGGCGTTCCGTGACACCGTGGATGGGCTGACCCATGTGGCGCTGGTCAAAGGCGAAATCAGTGAAGAGAAAGAAGTCACTGTACGGGTGCACCAGGTGGATCCGCTGCGTGATTTGATGAGCGCGAAGATGAATGGCCGAACCGGCTGGAACATGCATCGCGTGCTGGAAGAAGTGTCTGATTCGGATGCCGGGGTGGTGATCATCCTGGGTCAGGATTATGACTCCCAGGATATCGTGGAGCGTCTGGATACCTTCTTTGGCGGCGGTATCCGCAAGCCGAAGGGGGAGTCTCGCGCCTACCGCAATATCGGTACCGGCTCCCAGATTCTGAAGGCGCTGGGCGTGCGCAAGATGCGTTTGCTCAGCTCTCCGATGAAGTTCAATGCACTCAGCGGTTTTGATCTGGAAATCACCGAGTACGTTGACGCCGGAAGTTAA